In the genome of Cupriavidus malaysiensis, one region contains:
- a CDS encoding LysR family transcriptional regulator — protein MAMDIRALRYFVETARLRSFTQAAASLFVTQSTISKMVRQLEEEVGQPLLIREGKQVRLTDVGRVVYERGQEALGVVHRLQLEVADLSSLGRGQLTVGIPPMANLFFSPAVSAFRQRYPNLELRLAEHGGHLVEQQVASGELEVGATVLPGDSGLALASRQFASHPIWVAGPRKAKWAKGKTVTLAALRDEPLVLLNDDFSLTRKLRLAFLDARIEPRIVAQSGHWDFLASMAAAGLGTTFLPRPLLAKLHIEDDLAVARLVEPDMDWALAHIWQPGRYLSHAARAWLDVCSEVLGA, from the coding sequence GTGGCCATGGACATCCGCGCCCTGCGCTATTTCGTCGAAACCGCGCGGCTGAGGAGCTTCACGCAGGCCGCCGCCTCCCTCTTCGTGACCCAGTCCACCATCAGCAAGATGGTGCGCCAGCTGGAAGAGGAGGTCGGCCAGCCGCTGCTGATCCGCGAGGGCAAGCAGGTGCGCCTGACCGACGTGGGCCGGGTGGTCTACGAACGCGGCCAGGAAGCGCTCGGCGTGGTCCACCGGCTCCAGCTCGAGGTGGCCGACCTGTCCTCGCTCGGGCGCGGCCAGCTCACCGTGGGCATCCCGCCGATGGCCAACCTGTTCTTCTCTCCGGCGGTCAGTGCCTTCCGCCAGCGCTACCCCAACCTGGAACTGCGCCTGGCCGAGCACGGCGGGCACCTGGTCGAGCAGCAGGTGGCCAGCGGCGAACTGGAGGTCGGCGCCACCGTGCTGCCGGGCGACAGCGGGCTGGCGCTCGCCTCGCGCCAGTTCGCCAGCCATCCGATCTGGGTGGCCGGGCCGCGCAAGGCCAAGTGGGCCAAGGGCAAGACCGTCACGCTGGCCGCCCTGCGCGACGAACCGCTGGTACTGCTCAACGACGACTTCTCGCTGACGCGCAAGCTGCGCCTGGCCTTCCTCGACGCCCGCATCGAACCGCGCATCGTGGCGCAGAGCGGGCACTGGGACTTCCTAGCCTCGATGGCGGCGGCCGGCCTGGGCACGACCTTCCTGCCGCGTCCGCTGCTGGCCAAGCTGCACATCGAGGACGACCTGGCCGTGGCGCGGCTGGTCGAGCCCGATATGGACTGGGCGCTGGCGCATATCTGGCAGCCCGGCCGCTATCTGTCGCATGCGGCGCGCGCCTGGCTGGACGTGTGCAGCGAGGTGCTGGGGGCCTGA
- a CDS encoding EAL domain-containing protein — translation MNTTDYRSDSRSDASQLYGTACAAPLRDLGTDLRLAAPAIVDEFYDRLARLSGRQPLLEALSAAELARLKQLQQGNLLALAATDLNETDHGTMAMRVGKVHAMVGLASEALVHSEDILHTAVHRHLDASRHGEALSILSRRLIRDVAWQIRAYEEMESSRHQVLLDITRLAWAAGSYTDLIGQAVGILGRHGEIAGCSIGRPDQHGRFRFEAASGTNIEPYLTYLEHSPASAIEADSGSRGRGPTGRAWLGRTIERCLNFATDARMAPWRDAAAQAGYRSSAAIPLHQPGCAPTAVLTLYCAYPGGFAGPHHEAFLTQLQALLTFALARFDLRTGLSVAIPYVTRQHWAALLRSDALEMHYQPLLDLRSGTVSKAEALARLRDGERLLAPGTFLPALSPEDFLELYARGLRQALAQRRHWLRHGFDLDLSLNLPFSGLGDRRYFEATRQLLSEQDCPGHKLTLEILETDDLPRGIDIGAELARFKTLGVRLAEDDLGSGHSSLTRLRNLPFDTIKIDRSLVAARADQPPGDSALHFIYQLTRLGHALGKSVIVEGVEDEDLLEAIAILGADAVQGYVVARPMSSGQLLEWLAGRQARLPASPPAPGSTLARLARLLVWEETLHLLLREAPERTADGGADAPPPGAAGAGPRHASLAGMAELLLAPAPPRARSRHLHQRMHDLLHAAWSHGPRSPAYAAARERLVSTLCAA, via the coding sequence ATGAACACCACAGACTACCGCAGCGACTCGAGGAGCGACGCTTCCCAGCTATACGGCACCGCCTGCGCCGCCCCGCTGCGGGACCTGGGCACAGACCTGCGCCTCGCCGCGCCCGCCATCGTCGACGAGTTCTACGACCGTCTGGCACGGCTTTCCGGCCGGCAGCCGCTGCTCGAGGCGCTGTCGGCCGCCGAACTGGCCCGGCTCAAGCAGCTCCAGCAAGGCAACCTGCTCGCGCTCGCCGCAACCGACCTGAACGAGACGGACCACGGCACCATGGCGATGCGGGTCGGCAAGGTGCATGCCATGGTCGGCCTGGCCAGCGAGGCCCTGGTCCACAGCGAGGACATCCTGCACACCGCCGTCCACCGGCACCTCGACGCCAGCCGGCACGGCGAAGCCCTGTCGATCTTGTCGCGCCGGCTGATCCGCGACGTGGCCTGGCAGATCCGCGCCTACGAGGAGATGGAAAGCTCGCGCCACCAGGTACTGCTGGACATCACCCGCCTGGCCTGGGCGGCCGGCAGCTATACGGACCTGATCGGCCAGGCCGTCGGGATCCTCGGCCGGCATGGCGAGATCGCCGGCTGCTCGATCGGGCGGCCGGACCAGCACGGGCGCTTCCGCTTCGAGGCGGCCAGCGGGACGAACATCGAACCCTACCTGACCTATCTGGAGCATTCGCCGGCCAGCGCCATCGAGGCCGACAGCGGCAGCCGGGGCCGTGGGCCCACCGGCCGCGCCTGGCTGGGCCGGACCATCGAGCGCTGCCTGAACTTCGCCACCGACGCCCGCATGGCACCGTGGCGCGACGCCGCGGCGCAGGCCGGCTACCGCTCCAGCGCGGCGATCCCGCTGCACCAGCCCGGCTGCGCGCCGACCGCGGTCCTGACACTGTACTGCGCCTATCCGGGCGGCTTCGCCGGGCCGCACCACGAGGCCTTCCTGACACAGCTGCAGGCCTTGCTGACCTTCGCGCTGGCAAGGTTCGACCTGCGCACGGGACTCTCGGTGGCGATCCCCTACGTCACGCGCCAGCACTGGGCCGCGCTGCTGAGGTCGGACGCTCTCGAGATGCACTACCAGCCCTTGCTGGACCTGCGCTCGGGCACCGTCAGCAAGGCCGAGGCGCTGGCCCGGCTGCGCGACGGCGAGCGGCTGCTCGCTCCCGGCACCTTCCTGCCCGCGCTGTCGCCGGAGGACTTCCTTGAACTGTATGCCCGCGGCCTGCGCCAGGCGCTGGCGCAGCGACGGCACTGGCTGCGCCACGGCTTCGACCTGGACCTGTCGCTCAACCTGCCGTTCAGCGGACTCGGCGACCGCCGCTACTTCGAGGCCACCCGGCAATTGCTGAGCGAGCAGGACTGCCCCGGCCACAAGCTGACCCTGGAGATCCTGGAGACAGACGACCTTCCGCGCGGCATCGACATCGGCGCAGAGCTGGCCCGCTTCAAGACGCTCGGCGTGCGGCTGGCCGAGGACGACCTCGGCTCCGGGCACAGCAGCCTGACGCGCCTGCGCAACCTGCCTTTCGATACGATCAAGATCGACCGCAGCCTGGTCGCCGCGCGCGCGGACCAGCCCCCGGGCGACAGCGCCCTGCACTTCATCTACCAGCTGACCCGTCTCGGCCATGCCCTGGGCAAGTCGGTCATCGTCGAAGGTGTCGAGGACGAAGACCTGCTGGAAGCCATCGCGATTCTCGGCGCGGACGCGGTGCAAGGCTATGTGGTGGCCCGCCCGATGTCCTCCGGGCAGCTGCTGGAATGGCTGGCCGGCAGGCAGGCGCGGCTTCCGGCAAGTCCGCCGGCACCGGGCAGCACGCTGGCCAGGCTGGCCCGGCTGCTGGTGTGGGAGGAGACCCTCCACCTGCTGCTGCGCGAAGCGCCGGAGCGCACCGCCGACGGCGGCGCGGACGCACCGCCGCCGGGCGCGGCCGGGGCCGGCCCCCGGCACGCTTCCCTGGCGGGCATGGCCGAACTGCTGCTGGCACCGGCGCCCCCGCGCGCCAGGAGCCGGCACCTGCATCAACGCATGCATGACCTGCTCCATGCGGCCTGGTCGCACGGGCCGCGCAGCCCGGCCTACGCCGCCGCGCGCGAACGCCTGGTCTCGACCCTGTGCGCGGCCTAG
- a CDS encoding 5'-nucleotidase translates to MAYDLTDKLVIGISSRALFDLEQANAIYQSEGVAAYAEFQRRHEDEALSPGTAFPLVRALLQLNALIPGRRLVEVVVISRNSPDTGLRAFNAIAAHKLDITRAAFTGGAPIAPYLQAFKVDLFLSRDAEDVQAAIDGGVAAAQLYAAPDGFRARDEQIRIAFDGDAVLFSPESERIYKEKGLDAFVRHEQRHRHKAMAEGPFAKLLLRLAEIQQQFPPGHGPVRIAIVTARNSPAHTRVVHTLRAWNVSIDEAYFLGGLPKDRVLAAFGAHMFFDDQDGHVSAAAAVVPAGRVPYKGGELLPPRKRARRAAAPDNVHGDAATETTAAAAGDASRCTDGAEPAA, encoded by the coding sequence ATGGCCTACGATCTCACCGACAAGCTCGTCATCGGCATCTCCTCGCGCGCCCTGTTCGACCTCGAACAGGCCAATGCCATCTACCAGAGCGAGGGCGTGGCGGCCTACGCCGAGTTCCAGCGCCGGCACGAAGACGAGGCGCTCTCGCCCGGCACCGCCTTCCCGCTGGTGCGGGCGCTGCTGCAGCTCAACGCCCTGATCCCCGGCCGCCGCCTGGTGGAAGTGGTGGTGATCTCGCGCAATTCGCCGGACACCGGCCTGCGCGCCTTCAACGCCATCGCCGCGCACAAGCTGGATATCACGCGCGCGGCCTTCACCGGCGGCGCCCCGATCGCGCCCTACCTGCAGGCCTTCAAGGTCGATCTGTTCCTCTCGCGCGATGCCGAGGACGTGCAGGCCGCCATCGACGGCGGCGTCGCCGCGGCGCAGCTCTACGCCGCGCCCGACGGCTTCCGTGCGCGCGACGAGCAGATCCGCATCGCCTTCGACGGCGATGCCGTGCTGTTCTCGCCCGAGTCCGAGCGCATCTACAAGGAGAAGGGACTGGACGCCTTCGTGCGGCACGAACAGCGCCACCGCCACAAGGCCATGGCCGAGGGCCCCTTCGCCAAGCTGCTGCTGCGCCTGGCCGAGATCCAGCAGCAGTTCCCGCCCGGGCACGGCCCGGTGCGCATCGCCATCGTCACGGCGCGCAACAGCCCGGCGCACACGCGCGTGGTACACACGCTGCGCGCCTGGAACGTCAGCATCGACGAAGCTTACTTCCTCGGCGGGCTGCCCAAGGACCGCGTGCTGGCCGCCTTCGGCGCACACATGTTCTTCGACGACCAGGACGGCCACGTGAGCGCCGCCGCCGCGGTGGTGCCGGCCGGGCGCGTGCCCTACAAGGGGGGCGAGCTGCTGCCGCCGCGCAAGCGCGCGCGGCGCGCGGCGGCGCCGGACAACGTCCACGGCGATGCGGCAACGGAAACGACAGCGGCAGCGGCGGGCGATGCCTCCCGGTGCACCGACGGCGCAGAGCCGGCCGCATGA
- a CDS encoding YnfA family protein yields MKTVLLYLLTACAEIVGCYLPWLWLRQGASAWLLLPGALALAAFAWLLTLHPAASGRVYAAYGGIYIATAILWLWLVDGVRPSPWDLAGAAVAVGGMAIIAFQPR; encoded by the coding sequence ATGAAGACGGTCCTGCTCTACCTGCTGACCGCCTGCGCCGAGATCGTGGGCTGCTACCTGCCCTGGCTGTGGCTGCGCCAGGGCGCCAGCGCCTGGCTGCTGCTGCCCGGCGCGCTGGCGCTGGCCGCCTTCGCCTGGCTGCTGACGCTGCACCCGGCCGCCTCGGGCCGGGTCTACGCGGCCTACGGCGGCATCTATATCGCCACCGCCATCCTCTGGCTGTGGCTGGTGGACGGGGTGCGGCCGAGCCCCTGGGACCTGGCCGGCGCGGCGGTGGCGGTCGGCGGCATGGCCATCATCGCCTTCCAGCCGCGCTGA
- the adhP gene encoding alcohol dehydrogenase AdhP → MPATMKAAVVRKFGAPLEIDEVPVPEPARGQVQVKIEASGVCHTDLHAAEGDWPVKPTLPFIPGHEGVGYVSAVGAGVTRVKEGDRVGVPWLYSACGYCEHCLQGWETLCEKQLNTGYSVNGGYGEYVVADPDYVGLLPDSVDFVEIAPILCAGVTVYKGLKVTDTRPGQWVAISGIGGLGHVAVQYARAMGLRVAAVDIDDDKLRLAEKLGAEVTVNARHADPAAFLQTAIGGAHGALVTAVSPQAFSQAIGMVRRGGTIALNGLPPGDFATPIFDVVLKGITIRGSIVGTRSDLQEALDFAAHGAVKATVSTAPLEQINDIFQRMRAGQIEGRVVMKM, encoded by the coding sequence ATGCCAGCGACAATGAAAGCCGCCGTGGTGCGCAAGTTCGGTGCGCCGCTCGAGATTGACGAGGTGCCCGTACCGGAGCCGGCGCGCGGCCAGGTCCAGGTGAAGATCGAAGCGTCCGGCGTCTGCCACACCGACCTGCACGCCGCCGAAGGCGACTGGCCGGTCAAGCCCACGCTACCGTTCATACCGGGCCACGAAGGCGTCGGCTACGTCTCCGCGGTAGGCGCCGGCGTCACACGCGTCAAGGAAGGCGACCGCGTCGGCGTGCCATGGCTGTACAGCGCCTGCGGCTACTGCGAGCACTGCCTGCAAGGCTGGGAGACGCTGTGCGAGAAGCAGCTCAATACCGGTTATTCGGTCAACGGCGGCTACGGCGAATACGTGGTGGCCGACCCTGACTACGTGGGCCTGCTGCCCGACAGCGTGGACTTCGTCGAGATCGCCCCCATCCTGTGCGCGGGCGTGACGGTCTACAAGGGACTCAAGGTCACCGACACGCGCCCGGGCCAGTGGGTGGCCATCTCCGGCATCGGCGGCCTCGGCCACGTGGCGGTGCAGTATGCTCGCGCCATGGGCCTGCGCGTGGCGGCCGTCGACATCGACGACGACAAGCTCCGGCTGGCCGAGAAACTGGGCGCCGAGGTCACGGTCAATGCGCGCCACGCGGATCCCGCAGCCTTCCTGCAGACGGCCATCGGCGGCGCGCACGGCGCGCTGGTGACCGCGGTGTCGCCGCAGGCCTTCTCGCAGGCCATCGGCATGGTCCGGCGCGGCGGCACCATCGCGCTCAACGGCCTGCCGCCGGGCGACTTTGCCACGCCGATCTTCGATGTGGTGCTCAAGGGCATCACCATCCGCGGCTCCATCGTGGGCACGCGCAGCGACCTGCAGGAAGCACTGGATTTCGCCGCGCACGGCGCCGTCAAGGCCACCGTGTCCACGGCGCCGCTGGAGCAGATCAACGACATCTTCCAGCGCATGCGCGCCGGGCAGATCGAAGGACGGGTGGTGATGAAGATGTAG
- a CDS encoding alpha/beta hydrolase encodes MTAPLRPLPVLARTALKATLLAAGGFACYWTYLTVNQGRLLFDARRRPAQEVLPDGISLYAHEVPGGMLSGYVYQDAGAGGVRDLLFYLPGRGEDVLQTMQHLKWLPRHIGFASFDYRGLGHSDGRPGEAAAVADASQFLLHLRRALPGTRVHVVGRSLGTGVAIQLADLQDFESLQLITPYDSLLELASKRFPLVPMRQLMRHHFDSISHCEKVMQRTKVLLAEHDNVVPHACSERLMAAWPGQVARQTMAGTDHYTIIEQPETWLALSEFALQSDMGCQASQAPAAPLREVQPPGEAARQDASVFGADAA; translated from the coding sequence ATGACGGCCCCTCTCCGCCCCTTGCCCGTGCTCGCGCGCACCGCCCTCAAGGCGACGCTGCTCGCTGCCGGCGGCTTCGCCTGCTATTGGACCTACCTGACCGTGAACCAGGGCCGCCTGCTGTTCGATGCGCGCCGGCGCCCGGCCCAGGAGGTGCTGCCGGATGGCATCTCGCTGTACGCGCACGAGGTGCCCGGCGGCATGCTGAGCGGCTACGTCTACCAGGATGCCGGCGCCGGCGGCGTGCGCGACCTGCTGTTCTACCTGCCCGGACGGGGCGAAGACGTGCTGCAGACCATGCAGCACCTGAAATGGCTGCCACGCCACATCGGCTTCGCCAGCTTCGACTACCGCGGCCTCGGCCATTCCGACGGGCGCCCGGGCGAGGCAGCGGCGGTGGCCGACGCCAGCCAGTTCCTGCTGCACCTGCGGCGCGCCCTCCCGGGCACGCGGGTCCATGTGGTCGGGCGCAGCCTGGGTACCGGCGTGGCGATCCAGCTCGCCGACCTGCAGGATTTCGAGAGCCTGCAGCTGATCACCCCCTACGATTCCCTGCTCGAACTGGCCAGCAAGCGCTTCCCGCTGGTGCCGATGCGCCAGCTGATGCGCCACCACTTCGACTCCATCTCGCATTGCGAAAAGGTCATGCAGCGCACCAAGGTGCTGCTGGCGGAACACGACAACGTGGTGCCGCATGCGTGCTCCGAGCGGCTCATGGCGGCGTGGCCCGGCCAGGTGGCGCGCCAGACCATGGCCGGCACCGACCACTACACCATCATCGAACAACCGGAGACCTGGCTGGCCCTGAGCGAATTCGCCCTGCAGTCCGACATGGGGTGCCAGGCGTCCCAGGCGCCCGCCGCGCCATTGCGGGAGGTCCAGCCGCCCGGCGAGGCGGCCCGGCAAGATGCCTCCGTGTTCGGTGCCGACGCCGCATGA
- a CDS encoding penicillin-binding protein 1A: MNRIAAKAAGAFLALAAAGALLGGFATVLSLEQLPSVESLRDYHPDLPLRVFTSDNVQIGEFGNEHREFIPFERMPKRMTQALLAAEDDQFYEHAGVDFSGLARAALADISEGYAQGASTITMQVARNFYLSRAKTLSRKWYEILLAWKIDRTLPKDRILELYMNQVYLGEHAYGFGSAAQAYYGKPLASLSLAETAMLAGLPKAPSTMNPVVNYPRAKRRQEYVLGRMLALGMISPDEFNQAKAERVAVTDGAGGRFGSHAEYVAELARQLAYERFGDAAYTRGINVYTTVSSVRQTLAYDAVQAGLQGYARRHGGKGPAPQAALVSLDARTGAIEAMVGGSDFTVSRFNHATQAQRQPGSTFKPFIYSAALERGVSPATLINDAPLDTASGWQPGNDDGRFLGPITVRQALAESRNLPAIRTLQTIGIPYAVDYAGKFGFSPTRLPRYLPLALGTGETTPLRLAAAYAVFANTGFRVEPYLIARITDGDGKVLFAADQDQPAPQRVIPARNAFVMDSLLHSVVDSGTGNAVRRYLRRGDVAGKTGTTNDAMDGWFAGYAADIATVAWMGFDDNRSLGNHEFGATTALPIWAAYMEGRLAGLPESAPPAPSDVVRNGGDWIYAENADGSHGVAAIGLPPPQPDASGDAAGAAAADAEAQSAGTAGQQMMPAAVPTGGGPRGGNSAPL, encoded by the coding sequence ATGAACAGAATTGCAGCAAAAGCCGCCGGCGCCTTCCTGGCGCTGGCCGCAGCCGGTGCCCTGCTGGGCGGATTCGCCACCGTGCTCAGCCTGGAGCAGCTTCCCTCGGTGGAATCCCTGCGCGACTACCACCCCGACCTGCCGCTGCGCGTCTTCACCAGCGACAACGTGCAGATCGGCGAATTCGGCAACGAACACCGCGAATTCATCCCCTTCGAGCGCATGCCCAAGCGCATGACCCAGGCCCTGCTGGCCGCCGAGGACGACCAGTTCTACGAGCATGCCGGCGTCGACTTCTCCGGGCTGGCGCGGGCGGCGCTGGCCGACATCAGCGAGGGCTATGCCCAGGGCGCTTCCACCATCACCATGCAGGTGGCGCGCAACTTCTACCTGTCGCGCGCAAAGACGCTGTCGCGCAAGTGGTACGAGATCCTGCTGGCCTGGAAGATCGATCGCACGCTGCCCAAGGACCGCATCCTCGAGCTGTACATGAACCAGGTCTACCTGGGCGAGCATGCCTACGGCTTCGGCAGCGCGGCGCAGGCCTACTACGGCAAGCCGCTGGCCTCGCTGTCGCTGGCCGAGACGGCCATGCTGGCCGGCCTGCCCAAGGCGCCCTCGACCATGAACCCGGTGGTCAACTACCCGCGCGCGAAACGCCGCCAGGAGTATGTGCTGGGCCGCATGCTGGCGCTGGGCATGATTTCACCCGACGAGTTCAACCAGGCCAAGGCCGAGCGGGTCGCCGTGACCGATGGCGCCGGCGGCCGCTTCGGCTCCCATGCCGAGTACGTGGCGGAACTGGCACGCCAGCTGGCCTATGAGCGCTTCGGCGACGCGGCCTATACGCGCGGCATCAATGTGTACACAACGGTGTCGTCGGTGCGCCAGACGCTGGCCTACGATGCGGTGCAGGCCGGGCTGCAGGGCTATGCCCGCCGCCATGGCGGCAAGGGTCCCGCGCCGCAGGCGGCGCTGGTGTCGCTCGATGCGCGCACCGGTGCCATCGAAGCCATGGTGGGCGGCTCGGACTTCACCGTCAGCCGCTTCAACCACGCCACCCAGGCCCAGCGCCAGCCGGGCTCGACCTTCAAGCCCTTCATCTATTCGGCGGCGCTGGAACGCGGCGTGTCGCCGGCCACGCTGATCAACGACGCGCCGCTGGATACCGCATCCGGCTGGCAGCCGGGCAATGACGACGGCCGCTTCCTCGGCCCCATCACGGTGCGCCAGGCGCTGGCGGAATCACGCAACCTGCCGGCGATCCGCACGCTGCAGACCATCGGCATCCCCTACGCGGTCGACTACGCCGGCAAGTTCGGCTTTTCGCCCACGCGCCTGCCGCGCTACCTGCCGCTCGCGCTCGGCACCGGCGAGACCACGCCGCTGCGGCTGGCCGCCGCCTATGCGGTGTTCGCCAATACCGGTTTCCGTGTCGAACCTTACCTGATCGCGCGCATCACCGACGGCGACGGCAAGGTCCTGTTCGCCGCCGACCAGGACCAGCCGGCGCCGCAGCGGGTCATCCCGGCGCGCAACGCCTTCGTGATGGACAGCCTGCTGCACAGCGTGGTCGACAGCGGCACCGGCAACGCGGTGCGCCGCTACCTGCGGCGCGGCGACGTGGCCGGCAAGACCGGCACCACCAACGACGCCATGGACGGCTGGTTCGCCGGCTATGCGGCCGACATCGCCACGGTGGCATGGATGGGGTTCGACGATAACCGCAGCCTGGGCAACCACGAGTTCGGCGCCACCACGGCGCTGCCGATCTGGGCCGCCTACATGGAGGGCCGCCTGGCCGGCCTGCCGGAATCCGCGCCGCCGGCACCGTCCGACGTGGTGCGCAACGGCGGCGACTGGATCTATGCCGAGAATGCCGACGGCAGCCATGGCGTCGCCGCCATCGGCCTGCCGCCGCCGCAGCCCGACGCATCCGGCGACGCCGCCGGCGCGGCGGCGGCCGACGCCGAGGCCCAGTCCGCCGGCACGGCCGGGCAGCAGATGATGCCGGCGGCCGTGCCCACCGGCGGCGGCCCGCGCGGCGGCAACAGCGCCCCGCTCTAG
- a CDS encoding arsenic transporter, which translates to MADSSSSIAMIWGVAALATVGVLLRPFRLPEAFWATAGAAVLCLTGLLALPAAAAAVASGWDVYLFLAGMMLIAELARKTGLFDHVAARAVCQARGSARRLFLLVYGFGALVTAFMSNDATAVVLTPAVLAAARAARLRRPLPHLYACAFIANAASFVLPISNPANLVVFGERLPPLAGWLARFALPSAAAIAATLAVLYWTQREALREPIAAAVPVPPLSRQAWLTALGIVLTGVALLAASRFGLPLGWPTFAAGAATLLLVCASRPALLVPSLRGISWSVLPLVAGLFVLVAGLQQTGAIDALGRAVSAVAEADGVASLWGIGTVVALACNLANNLPAGLVASSALAAGHASQTVTSAVLVGIDLGPNLSVTGSLATLLWLTALRREGHAVGTLQFLRVGMLVTPPALLAALAVLA; encoded by the coding sequence ATGGCCGATTCCTCTTCAAGCATCGCGATGATCTGGGGCGTGGCCGCGCTGGCCACCGTGGGGGTGCTGCTGCGCCCGTTCCGCCTGCCCGAGGCGTTCTGGGCCACGGCCGGTGCCGCCGTGCTGTGCCTCACCGGCCTGCTGGCGCTGCCGGCCGCGGCCGCCGCCGTGGCCAGCGGCTGGGATGTCTACCTGTTCCTGGCCGGCATGATGCTGATCGCCGAACTGGCGCGCAAGACCGGCCTGTTCGACCACGTCGCGGCACGCGCCGTGTGCCAGGCGCGCGGCTCGGCGCGCCGCCTGTTCCTGCTGGTCTATGGCTTCGGCGCCCTGGTCACCGCCTTCATGTCGAACGACGCCACCGCCGTCGTGCTGACGCCCGCCGTGCTGGCGGCGGCGCGCGCCGCGCGCCTGCGCCGGCCGCTGCCCCACCTCTACGCCTGCGCCTTCATCGCCAACGCGGCCAGCTTCGTGCTGCCCATTTCCAATCCGGCCAACCTGGTCGTGTTCGGCGAGCGCCTGCCGCCGCTGGCCGGCTGGCTGGCGCGCTTCGCGCTGCCGTCCGCCGCCGCCATCGCAGCGACGCTGGCGGTGCTGTACTGGACGCAGCGCGAGGCCCTGCGCGAGCCGATCGCCGCCGCGGTGCCGGTGCCGCCGCTGTCGCGCCAGGCCTGGCTGACCGCGCTGGGCATCGTGCTGACCGGCGTGGCGCTGCTGGCGGCTTCGCGCTTCGGCCTGCCGCTGGGCTGGCCCACCTTCGCCGCCGGTGCGGCCACGCTGCTGCTGGTGTGCGCCTCGCGCCCGGCGCTGCTGGTGCCCTCGCTGCGCGGGATTTCCTGGAGCGTGCTGCCCCTGGTGGCGGGCTTGTTCGTGCTGGTGGCCGGACTGCAGCAGACCGGCGCCATCGATGCGCTCGGGCGTGCCGTGTCGGCCGTTGCCGAAGCCGACGGGGTGGCCAGCCTGTGGGGCATCGGCACGGTGGTGGCGCTGGCCTGCAACCTGGCCAACAACCTGCCTGCCGGCCTGGTCGCGTCATCGGCGCTGGCGGCGGGACACGCCTCGCAGACCGTCACCAGCGCCGTGCTGGTCGGCATCGACCTGGGCCCCAACCTGTCGGTGACGGGCTCGCTGGCCACGCTGCTGTGGCTCACCGCACTGCGGCGCGAAGGCCATGCCGTGGGCACGCTGCAGTTCCTGCGCGTCGGCATGCTGGTGACGCCGCCCGCGCTGCTGGCGGCGCTGGCCGTGCTGGCTTGA
- a CDS encoding arsenite efflux pump ArsB, producing MNPLIAFPCSSLLLLPVATVPPPQAMVEHGVLERPDATQGAGGARLLRVTIGSASPSAPGPARPR from the coding sequence GTGAATCCATTGATCGCGTTTCCCTGCAGCAGCCTTCTTCTCCTGCCCGTTGCAACCGTGCCGCCGCCGCAGGCGATGGTCGAGCACGGTGTGCTGGAGCGACCCGACGCGACCCAGGGCGCCGGCGGCGCGCGCCTGCTGCGCGTGACGATCGGATCGGCCTCCCCCTCGGCGCCGGGGCCGGCGCGGCCGCGCTAG